A part of Cyanobacteriota bacterium genomic DNA contains:
- a CDS encoding FkbM family methyltransferase: protein MTAVYLQQLEQILERTPISTIPSPLQRLGQLFPLGHRLYPLVKPYADRGGLLSVPWGNYQLLLPSRWLLPISTWYVFEGRRHIPEFDLIRQVLTTLPAGTIVEVGANIGYYLLELRHYTDAPIIAYEPIPLVFGLLKKNIVANQLANIDLRNRACGHTSGSILMNMGINSMPVGTSEQIDTRDESRGDIATLDDMAAALCEWSQISVPVVTLDEDLQDIETITLLKIDCEGFEYNVLLGAQHLLATHRPTLFIELHPYAMADLGHSISDIVALLEPHYTLELWDFQEESRNPIARVWQRYFPNRGVQIASKEEALAQIAQHRLPTFHLLARPR, encoded by the coding sequence ATGACAGCCGTATACCTTCAGCAACTAGAACAAATTCTCGAACGTACCCCCATCTCAACTATCCCATCCCCATTACAGCGCCTTGGCCAGCTATTTCCCCTAGGGCACCGTCTTTACCCCCTAGTGAAGCCATATGCTGACAGAGGCGGACTCCTCAGCGTGCCTTGGGGCAATTATCAGTTGCTGTTACCTAGCCGTTGGTTGCTGCCTATTTCCACCTGGTATGTGTTTGAAGGTCGTCGTCATATTCCAGAGTTTGACCTGATTCGCCAAGTACTGACAACCTTGCCAGCGGGTACGATCGTAGAAGTCGGAGCCAATATTGGCTATTACCTCCTAGAATTGCGCCATTACACTGATGCCCCGATTATTGCCTACGAACCAATTCCCCTGGTGTTTGGCCTGCTGAAGAAGAATATTGTTGCGAATCAGCTTGCAAACATTGACCTGCGTAACCGAGCTTGTGGTCATACTAGTGGCTCTATTCTCATGAACATGGGGATCAACAGTATGCCCGTGGGCACCTCTGAGCAGATTGATACTAGGGACGAGTCACGTGGTGATATTGCCACTTTGGACGATATGGCTGCTGCTCTGTGTGAATGGTCACAAATATCAGTGCCCGTTGTCACTCTAGATGAAGACCTTCAGGACATTGAGACGATTACTCTCCTGAAGATTGATTGCGAGGGCTTTGAATACAACGTGCTGCTAGGGGCACAGCACCTGCTTGCAACCCATCGTCCTACCCTCTTTATTGAGTTACACCCCTACGCAATGGCAGATTTGGGGCACTCTATTAGTGATATAGTTGCGTTGCTAGAGCCTCACTACACCCTGGAACTATGGGACTTTCAGGAAGAGTCCAGGAACCCGATCGCACGGGTTTGGCAGCGCTATTTTCCCAATCGCGGGGTGCAGATTGCCTCTAAGGAGGAAGCTCTTGCCCAAATTGCCCAGCATCGGCTGCCTACGTTTCACCTATTGGCCCGTCCAAGATAA
- a CDS encoding class I SAM-dependent methyltransferase translates to MTPNATCICCGSTRFALLIQGHNHNGSLPGKSVEFRVWRCQTCGLGMTDPQLTLHQSTTQPSSADAPSLPACYEDDISHVASSTYRCLRLKPYLYPTSRVLELGCSTGKLVELVAQCGVAESVGVEISLPEARYGQQCHRNIKTTYLQDCHFPDQYFDIIQAHHVLEHIPDLIEVVQDVARILKRGGIFYVTVPRYTSWFARSPEWMGWFPQEHRWHFTEHSLTRLLSQHGFKRISYCCPLTNNFLTRRDALYLLKRGLKAAISGLNLGDTVEAMFVKS, encoded by the coding sequence ATGACACCCAACGCTACCTGCATCTGTTGTGGATCCACCAGGTTTGCCCTGTTGATTCAAGGCCATAACCACAACGGTTCCTTGCCTGGAAAGTCCGTAGAATTCCGTGTGTGGCGCTGCCAGACCTGTGGATTGGGGATGACGGATCCGCAACTAACTCTGCACCAGTCTACAACCCAACCCTCCTCAGCGGATGCTCCAAGTTTACCCGCCTGTTATGAAGATGACATTTCTCACGTAGCAAGTTCTACGTACCGTTGTCTTCGTCTTAAGCCTTACCTCTACCCTACATCTCGCGTATTGGAGCTAGGTTGTTCTACAGGCAAGCTAGTGGAACTAGTGGCTCAGTGCGGAGTTGCTGAATCTGTAGGGGTCGAAATTTCCCTGCCGGAAGCTCGCTATGGTCAACAGTGTCATCGCAACATTAAAACCACCTATCTTCAAGATTGTCATTTTCCAGACCAGTATTTTGATATCATTCAAGCGCATCATGTCTTGGAACATATTCCTGATTTAATCGAGGTTGTGCAGGATGTTGCCAGAATCTTAAAGAGAGGTGGCATTTTTTACGTTACGGTTCCTCGGTATACTTCCTGGTTTGCGCGATCGCCAGAGTGGATGGGCTGGTTTCCTCAAGAGCATCGTTGGCATTTTACTGAACACAGCTTGACTCGATTGCTGAGCCAGCACGGATTTAAGCGCATCAGTTACTGTTGCCCTCTCACCAATAACTTCCTGACTCGTCGAGATGCCTTATATCTGCTCAAGCGTGGGCTAAAAGCTGCCATTAGTGGCCTAAACTTAGGAGATACCGTAGAAGCAATGTTCGTAAAGTCCTAG
- a CDS encoding glycosyltransferase family 4 protein, producing the protein MMISNVPISVLSLNIYMMGHITFQNILERVFADNFPTIEFHSLHLTNYFRQDLWARLIHWALRQRLPGVPAHRDDDYFRLRNEVGNSLFARRCLEHYIRQYRPQVVHIHTQGIALLMAPLLRKIPGVVSIDYTTALLAREHPAPAQRTYRPIVALERKCFQAAAHIVSCSARARQSVIHDYGMPAAKVTHIDYPLLLEQFISMPRPKVEPSDRVRLLFIGNDVARKGGLDLLAVFLEAFADTCTLDLVTNDPIHTPEHPHLRLHQGLRPLSSDLLTLYRQADIYVMPTREDVYGIVFQEAMAAGLPCIGSTSMAVPELVQDGVTGFVVPPGDRPALATALQTLVTNPGLRLKLGLCGREQAIARFNPLVNCDRLAQIFTRLAIPSLTQ; encoded by the coding sequence ATGATGATCAGTAACGTCCCCATCTCTGTGCTCAGCTTAAATATTTACATGATGGGGCATATCACCTTTCAGAATATCCTGGAGCGAGTCTTTGCTGATAACTTCCCCACGATCGAATTTCATTCCCTGCATCTGACCAACTACTTTCGACAGGATTTATGGGCACGGCTTATCCATTGGGCCCTGCGCCAGCGACTTCCTGGTGTGCCTGCACATCGAGATGATGACTACTTTCGGTTACGGAACGAAGTTGGCAACTCCCTGTTTGCCCGTCGTTGCCTAGAGCACTATATCCGCCAATATCGACCTCAGGTAGTGCATATCCACACCCAAGGAATTGCCCTGTTGATGGCTCCACTGTTACGCAAGATTCCAGGGGTAGTGTCTATCGACTACACCACGGCGTTACTGGCACGGGAACATCCAGCCCCAGCCCAGCGTACCTATCGACCAATCGTAGCCTTAGAGCGGAAGTGCTTTCAAGCAGCAGCCCACATTGTCAGTTGCTCAGCCCGCGCTAGACAATCGGTGATTCATGACTATGGAATGCCAGCAGCAAAGGTCACCCACATTGACTATCCCTTGCTGCTAGAGCAATTTATCTCTATGCCGCGGCCCAAAGTGGAACCTAGCGATCGGGTACGGTTGTTATTTATTGGCAATGATGTCGCCCGCAAAGGTGGGCTTGACTTGTTAGCGGTATTCCTAGAAGCCTTTGCAGACACCTGTACCCTAGATCTGGTCACCAATGACCCTATTCACACCCCTGAACATCCCCACCTACGGCTACACCAGGGATTGCGCCCCCTATCCTCCGATTTGTTAACCCTCTATCGCCAAGCGGACATTTATGTCATGCCCACCCGTGAAGATGTCTACGGCATTGTCTTTCAAGAGGCCATGGCAGCGGGGTTACCTTGCATTGGCTCCACATCGATGGCTGTGCCAGAGTTAGTGCAAGATGGTGTGACTGGTTTTGTCGTGCCACCTGGCGATCGCCCAGCTCTAGCTACTGCCCTGCAAACCCTAGTGACTAACCCAGGGTTACGGTTAAAGCTGGGTCTCTGTGGTCGAGAGCAGGCCATAGCCCGGTTTAATCCTTTAGTCAACTGCGATCGGCTAGCACAAATTTTTACCCGTCTCGCCATACCATCCCTTACCCAGTAA
- a CDS encoding TIGR00300 family protein, which produces MSSSIRFLMCPPDYYDVDYVINPWMEGNIHKSSRDRASEQWHKLHYTLSQLAQVELITPQQGVPDMVFTANAGLVLGDRVVLSRFYHKERRGEEPYFRQWFVDHGFTVYELHPDLPFEGAGDALFDREGRWLWAGYGFRSELDSHPYLAKWLDTEVLSLRLMDDRFYHLDTCFCPLTNGYLLYYPPAFDGYSNRLIEMRVPADKRIAIGEVDAINFACNAVNVENTIILNQASDALKQRLASVGFTVIETPLTEFLKAGGAAKCLTLRITEPVRSEVRALAGIESRIIRMDGHLLDSGLINRALDLIVDAGGSFQVMSFKLGEQRQSTSSAEIKVSAPSHEIMETMMAQLIDLGAVTVCQEEKDAHLETVTLPGVAPDDFYVTTIYPTEVRVNGQWIRVQNQRMDGVIALTSTPEGKTVARCKLIRDLEVGDRVVVDVEGIRTIRKVESRDQRNTQEFTFMGSGVSSERRVELVVEQIAWELRQIRDQGGKVVVVAGPVVIHTGGGEHLAKLIRDGYIQALLGGNAIAVHDIEQALMGTSLGVDMKQGVSVRGGHRHHLKVINTIRRCGSISKAVEAGVLTRGIFYECVQHQVPFVLAGSIRDDGPLPDTETDMLKAQADYARLLEGANLILMLSSMLHSIGVGNMTPSGVKMVCVDINPAVVTKLSDRGSLESIGVVTDVGLFLSLLVHQLDKLTRPYELAMAR; this is translated from the coding sequence ATGAGTTCTTCGATTCGCTTCTTGATGTGCCCGCCTGACTACTACGATGTGGACTATGTGATCAATCCTTGGATGGAAGGTAATATTCACAAGTCTTCCCGCGATCGGGCATCTGAGCAATGGCACAAACTTCACTACACCCTCTCCCAACTGGCACAGGTAGAGCTGATTACTCCGCAGCAAGGTGTCCCTGATATGGTGTTCACGGCCAATGCTGGGTTGGTGTTGGGCGATCGGGTTGTCCTTAGTCGCTTTTATCACAAAGAACGTCGAGGCGAAGAACCCTATTTCCGCCAATGGTTTGTAGATCATGGCTTCACCGTGTATGAACTGCATCCTGATTTGCCCTTTGAAGGGGCGGGTGATGCCCTGTTTGATCGGGAAGGGCGCTGGTTATGGGCAGGTTATGGTTTCCGCTCAGAACTAGACTCTCACCCTTACCTAGCGAAATGGCTGGATACAGAAGTGTTGTCCCTGCGGCTTATGGACGATCGCTTCTATCACTTAGATACCTGCTTTTGTCCCTTGACTAATGGCTACCTGCTCTACTATCCCCCTGCTTTTGATGGCTACTCTAATCGGCTGATTGAGATGCGCGTGCCCGCTGATAAGCGGATTGCCATCGGCGAAGTGGATGCTATCAACTTTGCCTGCAATGCTGTGAATGTGGAAAACACAATCATTCTCAATCAGGCTAGCGATGCTCTTAAACAGCGTCTTGCCAGTGTAGGGTTCACGGTCATCGAAACGCCACTGACCGAGTTTTTGAAGGCGGGTGGTGCTGCAAAATGCCTTACTCTGCGCATTACTGAGCCTGTACGCAGTGAGGTGCGTGCCCTTGCTGGCATAGAGAGCCGCATCATTCGCATGGATGGACACCTACTTGACTCTGGCCTCATCAACCGAGCGCTAGATTTGATTGTGGATGCAGGCGGCAGCTTCCAAGTGATGAGTTTCAAGTTAGGAGAACAACGCCAAAGTACCTCATCGGCAGAAATCAAGGTGTCTGCCCCCTCCCATGAGATTATGGAAACCATGATGGCGCAACTAATCGACTTGGGAGCAGTCACTGTCTGTCAAGAGGAAAAAGATGCTCATCTAGAAACCGTGACCCTGCCCGGTGTGGCTCCTGATGACTTTTATGTCACTACTATCTATCCCACCGAAGTGCGGGTAAACGGGCAGTGGATAAGGGTACAAAACCAGCGAATGGATGGTGTGATTGCCCTAACTTCCACCCCTGAGGGAAAAACAGTTGCTCGCTGTAAGCTGATTCGAGACTTAGAAGTAGGCGATCGTGTCGTGGTGGATGTTGAAGGCATCCGTACAATTCGCAAGGTCGAGTCTCGTGACCAGCGCAATACCCAAGAGTTCACCTTTATGGGTTCGGGGGTCTCTAGCGAACGTCGAGTGGAACTGGTAGTAGAACAGATTGCCTGGGAACTGCGCCAAATTCGAGACCAAGGGGGTAAGGTGGTTGTGGTAGCAGGGCCAGTGGTTATCCATACGGGTGGTGGTGAGCACCTGGCAAAATTAATTCGAGATGGCTACATACAAGCCTTGTTGGGTGGTAATGCCATCGCCGTCCACGACATTGAGCAAGCTCTGATGGGCACCTCCTTGGGGGTAGACATGAAGCAAGGAGTCTCTGTGCGAGGTGGGCACCGTCACCATCTGAAAGTTATCAATACTATTCGCCGCTGTGGCAGCATCAGTAAGGCAGTGGAGGCCGGTGTATTGACTAGGGGCATTTTTTATGAGTGTGTTCAGCATCAGGTGCCCTTTGTCTTGGCAGGTTCCATCCGTGACGACGGCCCTCTGCCCGATACCGAAACTGATATGCTGAAGGCTCAGGCCGACTATGCTCGCCTGTTGGAAGGGGCCAACCTAATTTTGATGCTCTCGTCGATGCTGCACTCGATCGGTGTGGGTAATATGACTCCATCGGGGGTAAAAATGGTTTGTGTCGATATTAATCCAGCCGTGGTTACTAAGCTCAGCGATCGCGGCTCCCTAGAGTCTATTGGCGTAGTCACCGATGTGGGCTTGTTTCTAAGCTTGCTAGTGCACCAACTAGACAAACTCACTCGTCCCTACGAACTAGCCATGGCCCGCTAG
- the rpsF gene encoding 30S ribosomal protein S6 encodes MSYIYETMYILRPDIGDDAVDEAISKYQTILVENGAELLETQHRGRRRLAYPIKKQREGIYIQMNYRHGDKAVAPMERAMRLSDEVIRYLTIKEEEVVEPGETKLVDTET; translated from the coding sequence ATGAGCTATATCTATGAAACCATGTACATTCTCCGTCCAGACATCGGAGATGACGCTGTTGATGAAGCGATTTCCAAGTATCAAACTATTCTGGTGGAGAATGGCGCTGAACTGCTAGAAACTCAACATCGCGGTCGTCGTCGTCTAGCTTATCCGATTAAGAAACAACGCGAAGGCATCTACATTCAGATGAACTATCGCCACGGTGATAAGGCAGTTGCTCCTATGGAACGGGCTATGCGCCTGAGTGATGAGGTCATTCGTTACCTGACCATCAAGGAAGAAGAAGTTGTTGAGCCCGGAGAGACTAAGCTAGTTGATACTGAAACGTAG
- a CDS encoding fumarylacetoacetate hydrolase family protein, which translates to MAQRYVRVQSVDGQVYYGLLQLTRDVQLLDAPPWLGGQPIAQELSPANYQLLAPCAPSKIVAVGKNYAAHAAEMGSTVPSEPLIFLKPSTSVIPQGAAILYPPQSKRVDYEGELALIIGDRCTRCSLEEAQSKIWGYTIANDVTARDLQQRDGQWTRAKGFDTFCPLGPWIVREISIEAKLQTFLNDNPTPVQSASINQLVFKPSTLVSYISHVMTLLPGDVVLTGTPEGVGPVQVGDRISVEIEGIGRLENIVASISASQSVI; encoded by the coding sequence ATGGCACAGCGATATGTTCGAGTTCAATCTGTAGATGGGCAGGTCTACTATGGCTTGCTCCAGCTCACACGAGACGTACAGTTACTGGATGCGCCGCCTTGGTTAGGGGGACAACCGATCGCTCAAGAACTATCGCCAGCGAATTATCAGTTGTTGGCACCCTGTGCTCCTTCTAAGATTGTAGCTGTCGGTAAAAACTACGCAGCTCATGCAGCCGAAATGGGATCTACTGTGCCGAGTGAGCCTCTAATTTTTCTCAAGCCTTCGACATCTGTGATTCCCCAAGGGGCGGCTATCCTCTATCCACCCCAATCCAAGCGGGTAGATTATGAGGGTGAACTAGCCCTCATCATTGGCGATCGCTGTACACGATGCAGCCTAGAGGAAGCTCAGAGCAAAATCTGGGGCTATACAATTGCCAATGATGTCACGGCTAGAGACCTGCAACAGCGAGATGGGCAATGGACAAGGGCAAAGGGCTTTGATACCTTTTGTCCCCTAGGGCCTTGGATCGTGCGCGAAATCTCGATCGAGGCCAAGCTTCAGACCTTTTTGAATGATAACCCTACCCCTGTGCAGTCTGCGTCTATTAACCAACTTGTCTTCAAACCGAGTACACTAGTTTCCTACATCAGCCATGTGATGACGTTGTTACCAGGGGATGTAGTGCTGACAGGTACCCCAGAGGGTGTGGGGCCAGTTCAGGTTGGCGATCGCATCAGTGTAGAGATTGAAGGCATTGGTCGGCTAGAAAACATCGTGGCCAGCATTTCAGCATCACAGTCAGTTAT